GAGGAAGTCGACGTTCTTCTCCTCGAACATTTGCAGGATGTCGTTCGTCGTCAGGACGGTGTCCACGTCGGCGCTGCCGTCCTTGGCGAACTCCGGCCGCTTCGCCTCGTACTTCTTGGCGTTGCACGGCATGATCGAGACGAAGTGCAGCCGCTCGCGCGGCGCGTCGATCTGCTTGGCGAAGTACTCCTTGACCACCGCCCCGAACATCTGCTGCGGCGACTTGCAGCTCGAGAGGAGGTTGAGGAGATCCGGGGCCACCTTCTCGCAGTACTGGACCCAGGCCGGGCAGCAGGAGGTGAACTGCGGCAGCCGCTGGCCGGAGGAGACGCGCGAGAGGAACTCGGTCCCCTCTTCCATGATCGTCAGGTCGGCGGTGAAGCAGGTGTCGAAGACGTAGTCGAAGCCGACGAGGCGCAGGCCGGCGCAGAGCCGCTTCATCGCCTCCTCGCCGGAGACGCCGTACTTCTCGGCCAGCGCGGCGCGGACGGCCGGGGCGATCTGCGCGGCGGTGATCTTCATCGGGTCGTGCAGCGCGCGGTAGACCTCGGGGAGGACCGGCCGGAAGGCCAGCGCGCCAGTCGGGCAGACCGTCACGCAGTGGCCGCAGGAGACGCAGGTGGTCTTCTCCAGCGGGCGGCCGTCGTTCGGGCCGATCGTCAGGCGGGAGCCGACCTCGGAGAAGCTCAGCGCGGCCGAGCCTTCCATCTCGCGGCAGACCTTGAGGCAGAGGCCGCAGAGGATGCACTTGCCGGAGTCGCGGACGAGGATCGGGTGGCTGTCGTCCACCGGCAGCGGCCGCGGGCGCGGGGCGGTCTTGTCGAACGTCACGCCGTAGCTGCTCGCGTAGCCGCGGAGCTGGCAGTCGTAGCGCTCGCTGCAGCCGCAGGAGAGGCAGCGCCCGGCCTCGGCCATCGCCGTCCTGGCGTCCCAGCAGCCGGTCGTCTCGTCGAAGGTGCGGACGCGCTCCTCGGCGGCCATCACCGGCAGCTCGTGGCGCTTCTTGGCCTCGGCGCCGCGGAACTCTTCTTCCGGCAGCTCGTCCCAGCGCCCCTTGGTGCAGGTGTAGTCGGGGAGGCGCGACGCGACCTTGCCGGTGCGCAGGTACTCGTCGAGGACCTTCGCCGCCTTCTGCCCGGCGCCGATCGCCGAGACGGCGATGTCCGGCCCGGTGACGCAGTCGCCGCCGGCGAAGACGCCGTCGATCTTCGTCGCGTAGGTCTCGCCGTCGATGGAGAGGGCGCCGCGCGTCATGTGCGCGCCGAGCCCGACCTCCTCGCCCGCGACCTTCTGGCCGATCGCGGCGACGACCGCCGTGCAGAGGATCTCGAACTCCGAGCCCTCGACGGGGACCGGCTTGCGGCGCCCGGAGGCGTCCGGCTCGCCGAGCTGCATCCGCACGCAGGTCAGCGCCAGGCGGTCGCCCTTGCTCTCGATCTTGACCGGCGCGGCGAGGAACTCCGTCGTCACGCCTTCCTCGAGCGCCTCTTCGACCTCGATCGGCAGGGCGGGCATTTCCTTGCGCGTGCGGCGGTAGACCAGCGTCACCTGCTTCGAGCCGAGGCGCAGCGCGGTGCGCGCGGCGTCGATCGCCGTGTTGCCGCCGCCGACCACGCAGACCGCGTCGCCGAGGTCGATCTGTTCGTGGCGCGCGACGCGGGCCAGCATGTCGAGGCCCGACCAAACGCCCGGCAGGTCGTCGCCCGGGCAGCCGATCGGCGTCGCCTTCTGCGCGCCGAGGCCGGCGAACACCGCGTCGAACCCCTGCAGCTTGAGCGTCTCGATCGAGAAGTCGCGGCCGAGCTTCTGGTTGCAGCGCAGCTCCACGCCGAGGTC
This genomic interval from bacterium contains the following:
- a CDS encoding [FeFe] hydrogenase, group A gives rise to the protein MITIRVDGQTLNVPEGISIIEAARLSGVDIPALGYDPRVSPPSGAELSTVELVEGERSRFISATGTTVAEGMEIRTKSPALENFRQIFLGSLLRNHYGDCEAPCSQRCPAHIDIQKYLYHVAAGNFREAFQVIVDSNPLPSTCSRVCPHPCESECRRNAVGEAVNINGVKRFVADWNRKHPAPYRPSVAPDTGKRVAVIGGGPAGLTAAYFLRRMGHSPVVFEMNEKAGGMLRYGIPYYRLPEDVLDAEIQSILDLGVELRCNQKLGRDFSIETLKLQGFDAVFAGLGAQKATPIGCPGDDLPGVWSGLDMLARVARHEQIDLGDAVCVVGGGNTAIDAARTALRLGSKQVTLVYRRTRKEMPALPIEVEEALEEGVTTEFLAAPVKIESKGDRLALTCVRMQLGEPDASGRRKPVPVEGSEFEILCTAVVAAIGQKVAGEEVGLGAHMTRGALSIDGETYATKIDGVFAGGDCVTGPDIAVSAIGAGQKAAKVLDEYLRTGKVASRLPDYTCTKGRWDELPEEEFRGAEAKKRHELPVMAAEERVRTFDETTGCWDARTAMAEAGRCLSCGCSERYDCQLRGYASSYGVTFDKTAPRPRPLPVDDSHPILVRDSGKCILCGLCLKVCREMEGSAALSFSEVGSRLTIGPNDGRPLEKTTCVSCGHCVTVCPTGALAFRPVLPEVYRALHDPMKITAAQIAPAVRAALAEKYGVSGEEAMKRLCAGLRLVGFDYVFDTCFTADLTIMEEGTEFLSRVSSGQRLPQFTSCCPAWVQYCEKVAPDLLNLLSSCKSPQQMFGAVVKEYFAKQIDAPRERLHFVSIMPCNAKKYEAKRPEFAKDGSADVDTVLTTNDILQMFEEKNVDFLALEPRELDQPFGKVSGAGIIFGASGGVSEAALRLAADKISGERLENVEYEDVRGLKGIKEARVRIGDKTVRVAVVSGLQNAQRLIDRIRGGDIAYDLIEVMACPGGCINGSGNPAPKLDEERELRLEVLYKMDEETELKKSQDNPAVQRLYSQWLGQPVSEVSHHALHTTYGRRSMRVEETVEEILRENQVVDIAVCVSTNCYIKGSWRVLEGLAAELRRRGLSEKFRVRARFCAQNCDHGPTVTIGKHSVTKVDPSEVEKFV